In the genome of Arabidopsis thaliana chromosome 4, partial sequence, the window GGCAGAGGTTCTTGCAGAAAAATCTGGACAAAATTcaagtttcttcaaagaaaacTGTGTGAGAAATACATGTTATCTAAGGATGAACCGATATCCACCTTGTCCCAAACCATCGGAGGTGTACGGATTAATGCCACACACGGACAGTGATTTCCTCACAATCTTGTATCAAGATCAAGTCGGAGGACTCCAACTTATCAAAGACAATAGATGGATCGCTGTTAAACCTAATCCTAAAGCTCTCATTATCAATATTGGTGACTTATTTCAGGTAATTGAGCTTTTATTATGTCATTCTACCATTACCATTATATCATTATCCGGAGCTTACAAATTAGTTTggtattttatgttttgatatgGTTTGGAAGGATTTAAACAATTTGTTCATACGCATGCAtgatcaataattaaaaatgtgGATTTCTTATAAAGATAACATCTAAGGCAATGTATTAAAAATGTCTTTAAATTACTAGATTGTACTTATATATGTGTTTGGTTAGGCATGGAGCAATGGCATGTACAAAAGTGTTGAACACCGTGTGATGACGAACCCAAAGGTGGAGAGATTCTCAACGGCTTATTTTATGTGTCCATCATACGACGCCGTTATAGAGTGTTCAAGTGATCGTCCTGCTTATAGAAATTTCAGCTTCAGAGAATtcagacaacaagttcaagaAGATGTTAAgaagtttggttttaaagttGGCCTTCCTAGGTTCCTTAATCACGTCTACTAATTTATACacccaaatttttatttttcctttataatttattttaggttttatgatttatttgaattgtttttggtttgattttttccatataatttatttttcatgtttttccttaagaaatatattgttcctcattatcaaatttaattaaaatcgATTAGAAAACCAATTTTAAGTTACAGAGGAAAAAACTGaactttattaattttgaattgtacattgcaaaaaaaaaaaaaaaactcaatccgataaaaagagaaaaaaaaactaatgaaaaatatttggcatttggttttattttatgttataaaaaaatgtcagAAGATATTAGACGAAGGGTCACGATAAataattagaaacaaaaagaattaaaaaaaaaaaaaaaaaaaagaataaagaaatgGCTTTGCTCTCGGCGATGAAGTTGCAGGGACGTCCACCACCGATCTCGT includes:
- the GA2OX8 gene encoding gibberellin 2-oxidase 8 (gibberellin 2-oxidase 8 (GA2OX8); CONTAINS InterPro DOMAIN/s: Oxoglutarate/iron-dependent oxygenase (InterPro:IPR005123); BEST Arabidopsis thaliana protein match is: gibberellin 2-oxidase 7 (TAIR:AT1G50960.1); Has 8586 Blast hits to 8547 proteins in 1007 species: Archae - 0; Bacteria - 1133; Metazoa - 115; Fungi - 1020; Plants - 4926; Viruses - 0; Other Eukaryotes - 1392 (source: NCBI BLink).), which translates into the protein MDPPFNEIYNNLLYNQITKKDNDVSEIPFSFSVTAVVEEVELPVIDVSRLIDGAEEEREKCKEAIARASREWGFFQVINHGISMDVLEKMRQEQIRVFREPFDKKSKSEKFSAGSYRWGTPSATSIRQLSWSEAFHVPMTDISDNKDFTTLSSTMEKFASESEALAYMLAEVLAEKSGQNSSFFKENCVRNTCYLRMNRYPPCPKPSEVYGLMPHTDSDFLTILYQDQVGGLQLIKDNRWIAVKPNPKALIINIGDLFQAWSNGMYKSVEHRVMTNPKVERFSTAYFMCPSYDAVIECSSDRPAYRNFSFREFRQQVQEDVKKFGFKVGLPRFLNHVY